ATTAATGATAAAATGGGGAGATTAAAAAAAACTATAACAATTCAAGCTGTACCGTGAGAAATTTATGATTATAAAAGTTTTTGACTTTTAAATGAATATATTAATTCCATTGATAAAACAAATAAAAATTTGTTTAATTTTTATAAAGAAACTATTGAAATAATTAAAAAAAATAAATATAAAGATTTAGCCATTGTTATTTATATACTAGTGTTCATTGTTAAAAATAATGGTTTATTAATGAATTTGTGTAAATGTGCAATATGTGAATCAAAAAACATTTATGGTATTGAAACAATTAACTATTCTTGAATATGCAAAAAAGATTATTTATTAAATAATAATAATAATAATTTTGTTTTTACAAATAAAAAAATTGTAGGTATTTTGATTAAATTATTTTCAAATCAAAAAATTGATAGTAATTTATCAAAATATGACGTTTTAACAACCATTAAAATTTTAGTTGATGCAATTTATAAAATTGTTGGAATATCTTTTAAAACTTTAAGTAGTATTAATTAAATATATTAAAATATTTTATATTTTACACACGGATTATCAAAATGATAAATAATCAAGAAACAATAGTTAATTATTTAAAAAAATATGGTTTTGTTTACCAAAATTCTGAAATTTACAATGGATTATCTAATGCTTGAGATTATGGTCCATTAGGTTCTTTATTAAAAAACAATATAAAACAAGAATTACTAAATTATTTTATATTTTCAGAACCTAATATGACAATATTAGATAGTTCAATTTTATTGAATTCAGATGTTTGAAAAGCATCGGGACATTTGGATAATTTTTCAGATCCTTTAATAGATTGTAAAAATTGTAAAAATCGTTTTAGAGCAGATAAATTATTAGAAGAAAAAGGTATTAAAATATCAGAAAATATTGAAAATAATGTAATTGATGAATTAATTTTAAAGAATAAAATTAACTGTTTGAAATGTAATAAAAATGAATGAACAAAAGTCAGAAAATTTAATTTAATGTTTAAAACTTTTAAAGGTGTAACTGAAGATAATTTAAATACTTTATATTTGCGACCAGAAACTGCTCAAGGTATTTTTATAAATTTTAAAAATATTTTAAGAACTCAAAGAATGCAACTTCCTTTCGGGGTAGGGCAAATAGGTAAAGCATTTAGAAATGAAATAACTCCAGGAAATTTTATTTTTAGAACACGCGAGTTTGAACAAATGGAAATAGAATATTTTACTAATCAAAAAAATGCAATAAATGATTTTGAAATTTTTAAAAATAAAATATTCGAATTTTTAACAAATAACTTAAACATAGATAAAGATAACTTAAAAATTGTAGAACACAAAAAAGATGAATTGGCTCATTATTCAAAAAAAACAATAGATTTTGAATTTAATTTTCCTCATGGATTTGGTGAGTTATGAGGATTAGCTCACAGGGGCACTTATGATTTAGGTGCTCATGAAAAATTTTCTAAAAAAAATCTTAAATATTTTGATTCTCATGAAAATAAGGAATTTTTACCAGATGTCATTGAACCTTCTGTAGGAATTGAAAGATTATTTTACGCAATAATATGTAATTCCTATGTTGTAGAAAAAATTAATGATAATGATGAACGTGAATTATTAAGAATTCCAAATAAATTAGCACCATATAAAGTTGCTATTTTACCCTTAACGAATAAATTAAATGATTATGCTAAAAAAATATATTTAGATTTGTTAAAATCAGGAATTTATTGTGTTTTTGATACAAGCGGTAGTATTGGTAAAAGATATAGAAGAATGGATGCAATTGGTACTCCATATTGTATAACAATTGATTTTGAAACAATTGAAAATAATTTAGCAACAATTAGATATCGTGACACTATGAAACAAGATAAAATTTCATTAACAAACCTTTATGAACAATTAAAGAAAATTATTGATTAATATGTTTGAAAAAAGAAACAACGAAATCATTGAATTAAAAAAGAAAATTGATATTGTTCAAGTTATTGGACAATATTTAACTTTAAATAAAAAAGGTAATAATTATTGAGCAATTTGTCCTTTCCATTCGGACACTAAACCTTCATTATCTATCTCATCTTCCAAACAATTATTTAACTGTTTTTCGTGTAATACAAAAGGTGATGTTTTTAATTTTATTCAATTTTATAAAAATATTTCATATTCAAAAGCTATTATAGATGTTTGTGATTCATTAAATATCAAAAATGACATCCTTAATGAATTTAAAAATAAAAACATTTATGATCAAGAAAAAGAAAAGTATTATCAAATTAATTCTTTAGCTTCAAATTTTTTTAAATTGAGTTTATCAAATATTAATGCAAATGAAGCTAATCAATATTTAAAATCAAGAAAAATAACAAAAAATTTATTAGATTATTTTGATGTTGGATGTGCATTAAATAAAAATGATGATTTGTTAAATGCATTGCTTGAAATAAGCAATGAAAATTTATCTATAAACATGACGGATTTAAAAAATGTAGGATTAGCTGTAAAAAGTAAAGAAAAAACTAATTTTTTTATAAATAGAATTATTTTCCCTATTCATGATGAATATGACAATATTGTTGCTTTTTCGGGGAGAGCATTTTTAAATAATAGCGATGTTGCTAAATACAAAAATACTGAAACAACAAAAATATTTAAAAAAGATCAAGTTTTATATAACTATAATCGTGTTAAAAAAAATAACGATTACAAATATTTATTTTTATGTGAAGGTTTTATGGATGTTATCGCTTTGCATTCTATTGATATTTCCAATGCCGTTGCTTTAATGGGATTAAATTTAAGCGATTATCACATTGAATTATTAAAAAAATTAAAAAATATTGAAGAAATTGTCATATCTTTAGATAACGATCAACCTGGAAAAGATGCAACAATAGTTTGTGCACAAAAATTATTAAGTAACAATTTTAAAGTTTCAATTTTTATATATCCTGATAACAACGATAGCAAAGATTTAGATGAATTAATTAACAAAAGTGATTTTAAACTAACTGATATAATTAATGCAAAAAAAGATTATTTTGAATATTTAATTTTAGAAACTAAAAAAAAATTAAATCAAAATTTATCAATTAATGATTTAACTAATTCTGTAGAAAAAATACTTATTGAAATTAAAACATATGCAAATCAAATAACGTGAAATAAATATATTGATTTAATATCAAAAACATTTGATTTATCAGCAAATGATTTACAAGCTAAATTCAATCAAATTAAAATTAAAAATAACTTTCAAAAAACTTTTGATAATGAAAATTATGTTACTTCTAAAAGAAATATTAACGAAAATATTTTATTAACAAGAATAAAGGAAGATTGCATAAAATATAAAGAAAAAATTATTAATCTTGAAGTTAATTTAATAACAACATTTTTTTTACATAAAAAAGCATTAATTGAATTCAATAATTTAATTTTTATTAAAAATACACATCTTTTTTTTCAAACAATTTGCCTAAAATTAAGTAATTTGTATACATTTAAAAATAAAATTACATATGATGAATTTTTGAAAATACTTGAAGAAATTGAAAAAAATGAAACTCAAAAAGATTATTTAATTTTTAAAGAACGTTTACTAAAAGAAATAAATTATGAAAAAATATTTGCAAATTTCGGTTTCAACAATATTAAAAAAACTATTATAGATTTACACACTGCTATAAATTTATACAGTATATCTTATAGATACTTAGTTAATTTTTATGAAAATAAAAATGATTCAAATTCATATAATGAACATATAGATTCATTAAACAAAATTAATAAAAAAAACAAAGAATTTTATGAAAAAATCATGAAATTTAACAAATAGATATTGTTAAATTATGTTAAAATAATAATCTTAATAAATATTAAAAACTAATTCTTTAAAAAATAGATAAATCAATAAAACATGGCAAAAAAACAAACTAAAAAAAATATTGTAGCGAAAAAAAATGTTAATTCAAACAAAAAAACAATAAAAAGTAAAAACATTAATGGATTATCAAAAACAAAACAAATAAAACAAAAACAAACAAAAAAAATAGAACCAAATATAGATCAACAACATAATGTTGTTAATTCTGAGCCAAAACAAATAATTAGTAGATTTAATTCTAAAACTAAATCTATTTTGCCAAGTACAATAAATGATAGAAAAGAACTTTTAACTATTGTGCCTCGCAAAGAAATTCTTATAAATCGTATTTCAAAAAAACAAAATCTAAAACCTGTATCTAATAAAATAAACAAAGATAAAGAAATCATTGTTGAAAAAAAACGTCGCGGAAGAAAACCAAAACATGCGCCAAATAATGAACGAAATGAAATTATCTTTACAGATATTTTAGAAGTAAATTCAAAAAATAGAAATTA
This is a stretch of genomic DNA from Mycoplasmoides pirum ATCC 25960. It encodes these proteins:
- a CDS encoding glycine--tRNA ligase, which codes for MINNQETIVNYLKKYGFVYQNSEIYNGLSNAWDYGPLGSLLKNNIKQELLNYFIFSEPNMTILDSSILLNSDVWKASGHLDNFSDPLIDCKNCKNRFRADKLLEEKGIKISENIENNVIDELILKNKINCLKCNKNEWTKVRKFNLMFKTFKGVTEDNLNTLYLRPETAQGIFINFKNILRTQRMQLPFGVGQIGKAFRNEITPGNFIFRTREFEQMEIEYFTNQKNAINDFEIFKNKIFEFLTNNLNIDKDNLKIVEHKKDELAHYSKKTIDFEFNFPHGFGELWGLAHRGTYDLGAHEKFSKKNLKYFDSHENKEFLPDVIEPSVGIERLFYAIICNSYVVEKINDNDERELLRIPNKLAPYKVAILPLTNKLNDYAKKIYLDLLKSGIYCVFDTSGSIGKRYRRMDAIGTPYCITIDFETIENNLATIRYRDTMKQDKISLTNLYEQLKKIID
- the dnaG gene encoding DNA primase, translating into MFEKRNNEIIELKKKIDIVQVIGQYLTLNKKGNNYWAICPFHSDTKPSLSISSSKQLFNCFSCNTKGDVFNFIQFYKNISYSKAIIDVCDSLNIKNDILNEFKNKNIYDQEKEKYYQINSLASNFFKLSLSNINANEANQYLKSRKITKNLLDYFDVGCALNKNDDLLNALLEISNENLSINMTDLKNVGLAVKSKEKTNFFINRIIFPIHDEYDNIVAFSGRAFLNNSDVAKYKNTETTKIFKKDQVLYNYNRVKKNNDYKYLFLCEGFMDVIALHSIDISNAVALMGLNLSDYHIELLKKLKNIEEIVISLDNDQPGKDATIVCAQKLLSNNFKVSIFIYPDNNDSKDLDELINKSDFKLTDIINAKKDYFEYLILETKKKLNQNLSINDLTNSVEKILIEIKTYANQITWNKYIDLISKTFDLSANDLQAKFNQIKIKNNFQKTFDNENYVTSKRNINENILLTRIKEDCIKYKEKIINLEVNLITTFFLHKKALIEFNNLIFIKNTHLFFQTICLKLSNLYTFKNKITYDEFLKILEEIEKNETQKDYLIFKERLLKEINYEKIFANFGFNNIKKTIIDLHTAINLYSISYRYLVNFYENKNDSNSYNEHIDSLNKINKKNKEFYEKIMKFNK